From Streptomyces sp. SCSIO 75703:
CACCTCAACCGGGCGCTGGAGTTCCTGCCCACCGACCGCCAGATCCGCGAGCGGATCAACGCCGGGCAGGGCCTGACCGCCCCCGAGACGGCGGTGCTGCTCGCCTACACGAAGATCACGGTCGCCGAGGAGCTGCTGCACACCTCGCTGCCGGACGACCCGTACCTGCGCGGACTGCTGCACGCCTACTTCCCGACCGCGCTGCGCGAGCAGTTCGGCGACCGGATCGACGGCCACCCGCTGCGCCGGGAGATCACCACCACGGTGCTGGTCAACGACACGGTCAACACGGGCGGTACGACCTACCTCCACCGGATGCGCGAGGAGACCGGCGCTTCGCTGGAGGAGATCGTGCGGGCGCAGACCGCGGCGCGGGCCATCTTCCACTCGGCCGAGGTGTGGGACGCGGTGGAGGCCCTGGACACCAAGGTCGAGGCCGACGTCCAGACCCGCATCCGGCTGCACTCGCGGCGCCTGGTGGAGCGCGGCACGCGCTGGCTGCTCAACAACCGGCAGCAGCCGGTGGAGCTGGCCGAGACCGTCGAGTTCTTCACCGCGCGCGTGGAGGAGGTCTGGTCGCAGCTCCCCAAGCTGCTGCGCGGCGCGGACGCCGAGTGGTACCAGCGGATCTACGACGAGCTGACCGCCGCGGGCGTCCCGGACGAGCCGGCCACCCGGGTCGCCGGGTTCTCCTCGGCCTTCCCGACGCTCGACATCGTCTCCGTCGCCGACAGCATGGGCCGCGACCCGCTGGAGGTCGCCGAGGTCTACTACGACCTCGCCGACCGGCTGAACATCACGCAGCTCATGGACCGGATCAGCGATCTGCCCCGCGCCGACCGCTGGCAGTCCATGGCCCGCGCGGCCATCCGCGAGGACCTGTTCGCCGCGCACGCGGCGCTCACGGCCGACGTGCTCGCCGTCGGCGGGGAGGCGTCGACGCCGGAGCAGCGGTTCGAGCTGTGGCAGGAGAAGAACGCGGCGCTGCTGTCGCGGGCCCGCACCACGCTGGAGGAGATCCACGGTTCGGACGCCTTCGACCTGTCCAACCTGTCGGTGGCCATGCGGACCATGCGGACGCTGCTGCGCTCGCACTCGTGACACGAGCGCCTGTGACACCGGGCGCGTGTGACACCCGCCGGTGACACCGGGCGCTCCCGACCCGGGGACTCCCGGCACGGAGCACCGCCGACAGGGAGCACGGCACGACCGGGAACGCGCCCCGGGCCCCACGGCCCGGGGCGCGTTCCCCTGTCCGGGCGGGGCGACGGAGCGCGTACGGCCCGGCCCGCCCCGCCGCCCGCCCGGAACGACACAGACACCCCAGACACCCCAGACAGTGCGGATATCGACGACATGGCGGGCATGGAAGGCATGGCGGGCATAGCAGGCATCGCGGATAAAGTGGCCGCGTGATCGGCTACTCCGGGGACACCCGCGCCACGTCGCGCCGAACGGGGTCCGCGTCCGCGGCCGTCGCCGGGACCCTCGCCGCGCTCGTCCTCCTCCTGCTGCTCCCGGTGATCGTCCGCCTGCCCTGGATCGGCGACCTCGGCATGCACGCGGCGACCGTGGAACGCCTGCGCGGCGACCTCCGCCACCCCGGCAACCCGCTCGTCGACGCCGACACCCCGAGCCCGTACTACTCGCCGTGGACGCTGCTGCTCGGCTGGGTCGCCCGGGTGACCGGCCTGTCGGTCTTCGTGGTCCTGCGCATCGGCGCGCTGGTGGGGCTGACGCTGCTGGTCACCGGCGTGTGGCGGTACGTGCGCACGCTGAGCCGGCATCCGGCGGCGCCCCCGCTCGCCCTGCTCTGCCTGGTGCTGCTGTGGGGCACGACGCTGTTCGCCTGGAGCGGCTTCCTCGCCCTGGACTCCCTCGCGCTGACCGTCGCCTACCCGAGCGTGCCGGCGCTCGGTCTCGCCCTGCACCTGTGGGCGTGGCTGCCCCGCGCGGCGGCGTCCGGCGGCTGGGGCACGTGGATCGCGCTCGGGGTGCTGTGGGCGGTGATCCTGCTGTGCCACCAGTTCTCGGGCGTCGTCGCCTCCCTCGGCGCCCTCGCCACCGTGCTCGCCGCGTGGCCGGGGCGCCGCCGCGGGCTGCGGCCCGTCGCGGGTCTCGCGGCGGGGGCGCTGGTGCTGTGGTCGTGGCCGTACTACGACTTCTTCGCGCTGGTCGGCGCCGAGAACGGGCTGGAGTCGGTGCACCGGTCGCTCTACGACGACCTGCTCGGGCGGTACTGGCTGGTGCTGCTCGGCGTCGTGGCCCTCGGCGCCCGGTTCCGGCGGGACCGGCGCGATCCGCTGGTGCTCTTCTTCGCGTGCGGAGCCGCCGTGTTCGTGGCGGGCCGGGCGACCGGGCACTGGTCGTGGGGCAGGGCGCTGCCCGCCGCGCTGATCCCGGCGCAGCTCGCGGCGGCCCTGGAGGTGCTGGAGCCGGCCCGGCGCCGGGTGCGCGCGGCCTGGGCGGCGGCGCTGGCCGGAGCCCTGATGGCGGGCGCGTGGGCGCAGGCGGGGACGCTCGGCCACGCCACCGGCCGCGCGGCGCTGCCCCGGGCGGTCGGCGCCGAGTACCGGCGGCCCTGGGCCGGGTACCACTGGATCACGCCCTGGGTACGCCGCGGGGACGTCGTCATGGCCCGCGTCGAGCCGTCGCGGCAGATCCCGGCGTACGGGGCGTACACCGTGGCGCCCGGCTACCCCGACGTCTTCCTGGCGGACGCGGCGGACCGGGAGGCGGCCGTGGAGCGGTACTTCGCGCCGGACGCCCGCTCGGACGCCCGGCGGGAGACCGAGCGGCGGTACGGGGTGCGCTGGGTGGTGGACCGGGACGGCGTCCTCGGCGGGGACGCCGAACTGCGCGAGGTCGCCCGGGGGCCGCACGGCCAGGTCCTCTACGCGGCGCCGGGCCCGGCCCGGCGGCGGCCCGGCGGATAGTCGCCGGGCCACTGCCGGGCGGGCCCGGCGACCGGGCCGTGTGCCAGGGCCTCTCGTTCGGATCACGCCGGGCTCGCATGGTCCGGCCTGATCCAAACGAAGGACCCTAGCGCAGGGCGCTCGCCGCCAGGCGGGCCGCCTTCCGCACCCGCGGGGTGGCCAGGCGCCGGGCGACCGGCCGGATCACCGCGGTCGCCCCCACCGGACGCCAGCGGAGCTGGAGCCGGCCCGGGTCGTGGCCCTCGGGCTCGACGGTGACCTCGTGCGGGGCCGCGCCGCCCCGGTAGGCCACGCGGACGGTGCGGGCCGGGAAGTCCAGCGGCGCCAGCAGCACCCCCGTGTGCGTCTGGCCCTGGTGGCGCAGGCGCAGCACCGGGTGGCGCGCCCCTTCGAAGCCGTGGAGGGGCAGCGGCACGGCCGCGGGGTCGAGCCGCACCCGCCCCTCGAACAGGCCCGGCCGGACGGGGGCGAGGCGGAACGGCAGCGCGAGGCGCCGGCGGCCGGGGGAGAGGTGCAGCACCGCGCGCTGCGGGCCGACCGGCAGCCGCCGGGCGGGGTCGTGGGTGCGGACCGTCAGGTCGACCGAGGCGTCCGGGCCCTCCTCGACCGCGGTGATCTCGTGGCGGAGCAGGGCGGCGAAGAAGGGGCAGGTGTCCGGTTCCAGCTCGGTCAGGTCCAGCTCGCGGCGGGCCTCCTCGGAGCCGGGCACGCCCTCGCCCCAGAAGGTCCGCCCGCTCTCCGGGTCCGGGGTCACCTCGCGCGGTCCCACCGCGTGCCCGAGCCCGCGCGCCGCGGTGCGCACCTCGTCCAGCCGCCCGTCGCGCAGCAGCCGGAGCACCACCCGCTCGGGGCGCGCCAGCCGCGCGTACGCCCCCGGCGCGAGCGTGTCGAGGTAGGGGACGACGAGGCCGGCGAAGGAGGCCAGCCACTCCTCGTCCCGGTAGGGCAGGTCCCCGGCGTACATCCGGAAGTCGTGCTTGAGGAACTTGTGGTCCTTGTCCTCCCGCAGCGCCTCGTGCCCGCTCTCGGCGAGGAAGGCGTCGATGAGCCGCTGCACGTGGACGCGGTCGCGGACGTTGTCCAGCTTGTGCCGCTGGTTGGAGATGGAGGCGGCGGCCCCGGTGGCGTACGGCTCGATGTACCAGCGGTAGACCGGCTCCGGGACGATGGTGAAGGTCTCGGCGAGGCAGTACGCCTGCGCGGAGAAGAGCTGGTCCTCGTAGTGGATGCCCTCGGGGAAGCGCAGGCCGTGCCGGTCCAGGAAGGCGCGCGAGTACATCTTGCTGGTCGCCAGGTGCTCGAAGAGCAGCCGCGGATCGGCCTCGATCCCCTCCAGCGTGCGCCGTTCGGCGACCAGGTGCGGCATCCAGGTGGTGCGGCGCCCGTTGTCGACGCGGATCCGGCGCACGGCGCCCATGGCGAAGTCCAGCTCGCGTTCCCGGTGGGCGGCGAGCAGGACCTCCACCGCCCGCTCGGGCAGTTCGTCGTCGCTGTCGAGGAACATCAGGTACGGGGCCCGCGCGATCTCCATGGCCCGGTTGCGCGGGGCGCTGCACCCGCCGCTGTTCTCCTCCAGCCGCAGGTACACGATCCGCGGGTCGCTCGCCGCCAGTTCCCCGGCCACCCGCGGGGTCTCGTCGGTCGAGTGGTCGTCGCTGATGACGATCTCGACGTTCGCGTGGGTCTGGCGGCGGACCGAATCCACCGCGCGCGGGAGCCGCCCGGCGTCGTTGTAGACGATGACCGTGACGGTGACGTCGGGAGTCACGCGACCTCCTCGGGGCGCGGGGCGGGGGTGCGGTCCGCGAGCGGGACCACGGGCGGCAGGGACGCCTCGTCCTCGCCGAGGAAGACCCGGCGCACGACGCGTTCGGCGGCGCGGCCGTCGTCGAACTCGCAGAACCGGCGGCGGAAGGCGGCCCGCCGCTTCTCCGCGCGCTCGTCGCGCCAGGCGTCGCCGGCGAGCAGTTCGGTCAGCTCCTCCTGGGTGCGGGCCACCGGTCCCGGGGCCTCCGCCATCAGGTCGAAGTAGACGCCTCGGGTGGTGCGGTAGGTCTCCCAGTCGTCGGCGTGGATCACGATCGGCCGGTCGAGGTTGGCGTAGTCGAACATGATCGAGGAGTAGTCCGTGACCAGCGCGTCGGCGGCCAGGCACAGCTCCTCCACCGGGTCGTAGGAGGAGACGTCGACGATCCGGCCGGTGCGGCGCAGCCCGGTCGTCGGGGAGGTGGCGCCGTCGTAGAAGTAGTGGGCGCGCACCAGCAGGACGGTGTCCTCGCCGAGCCGGTCGGCGAGGGCGGCGAGGTCCAGGCGTGGCGTCCAGCCGGCCTCGTAGTCGCGGTGGGTGGGCGCGTAGAGGACGGCGCGGCGCCCGGGGGCGATGCCGAGCCGTTCGCGGGCGGCCCGGACCTCGTCGGCGCCGGCGGTGTGGAAGACGTCGTTGCGCGGGTAGCCGTGGTCGAGGGGGACCCAGCGCGAGGGGTAGGCGCGCTGCCACATGCGGGTGGAGTGGCTGTTGGCGGAGACGCTGTAGTCCCACTTGTCGACGCGTTCCATCAGGGCGGCGAAGTCCAGTCCGCGGGCGGCGGCCGGGTAGGGCATCTGGTCCAGGCCCATCCGCTTGAGCGGGGTGCCGTGGTGGGTCTGGAGGTGGATCGCGTCCGGCCGTTTGACCACCGCGTCCGGGAAGTTGACGTTGTTGACGAGGTACCGGGCGCGGGCCAGCACCTCCCAGTAGCGCGGGGTGCCGGGGACGACGTGGTCGGTGCCGGGCGGCAGCAGGGCGGCGTTGTCGGCGGAGACCGTCCACACGGGGTGGACGTGCGGGGCGAGTTCGGCGAGCTTGGCGGCGACGGCGGCCGGGTTGCAGGCGACACCGCGGGCCCAGTACGCGGAGAAGACGGCCAGGCCGGGGTCGACGGGGCGGGCGAGGGCGCGGCGGTACCCCTGGTCGCGCAGGCGGGTGACGGCGTGCCGCCTGCCGGTGCGCAGCGCCGAACGCACCTCGCGGCGGGCGCGGTTGGCGGACTGGAGCGCCCGGTACCTGGTGTACGCGCCCTCCTCCAGCAGGGCGCGGCGCACGCCCTCGAAGCCGGCCGGGTGCGTGTGGCCCTCGGGGCGGTGGCGC
This genomic window contains:
- a CDS encoding glycosyltransferase family 2 protein gives rise to the protein MTPDVTVTVIVYNDAGRLPRAVDSVRRQTHANVEIVISDDHSTDETPRVAGELAASDPRIVYLRLEENSGGCSAPRNRAMEIARAPYLMFLDSDDELPERAVEVLLAAHRERELDFAMGAVRRIRVDNGRRTTWMPHLVAERRTLEGIEADPRLLFEHLATSKMYSRAFLDRHGLRFPEGIHYEDQLFSAQAYCLAETFTIVPEPVYRWYIEPYATGAAASISNQRHKLDNVRDRVHVQRLIDAFLAESGHEALREDKDHKFLKHDFRMYAGDLPYRDEEWLASFAGLVVPYLDTLAPGAYARLARPERVVLRLLRDGRLDEVRTAARGLGHAVGPREVTPDPESGRTFWGEGVPGSEEARRELDLTELEPDTCPFFAALLRHEITAVEEGPDASVDLTVRTHDPARRLPVGPQRAVLHLSPGRRRLALPFRLAPVRPGLFEGRVRLDPAAVPLPLHGFEGARHPVLRLRHQGQTHTGVLLAPLDFPARTVRVAYRGGAAPHEVTVEPEGHDPGRLQLRWRPVGATAVIRPVARRLATPRVRKAARLAASALR
- a CDS encoding CDP-glycerol glycerophosphotransferase family protein; its protein translation is MRPEPPVLSVVVHGDNVQDHLPALLGSLDAHPLPGTEVVVAAVGDWAREAAEEHAPAFTVLPLPDGTGGAAARAAGAARATGRWLHFVHAKDGLPPGGPHAVAERAAGLPDQVDVLLFDHVRSTWRATGLPSPDGPRLARAGRAALTLDDGVGLLGLSPLLGNRAVRAAFWRAHEELLTTDDEELAARAALLLADRVACLPHPALEDRGLRPESLPGVPPERHGAVIDRYERLLGLAAGRPAVHGAVYDLMLRDCLRTFARSAMPEHAAREFFRRASAAARRHRPEGHTHPAGFEGVRRALLEEGAYTRYRALQSANRARREVRSALRTGRRHAVTRLRDQGYRRALARPVDPGLAVFSAYWARGVACNPAAVAAKLAELAPHVHPVWTVSADNAALLPPGTDHVVPGTPRYWEVLARARYLVNNVNFPDAVVKRPDAIHLQTHHGTPLKRMGLDQMPYPAAARGLDFAALMERVDKWDYSVSANSHSTRMWQRAYPSRWVPLDHGYPRNDVFHTAGADEVRAARERLGIAPGRRAVLYAPTHRDYEAGWTPRLDLAALADRLGEDTVLLVRAHYFYDGATSPTTGLRRTGRIVDVSSYDPVEELCLAADALVTDYSSIMFDYANLDRPIVIHADDWETYRTTRGVYFDLMAEAPGPVARTQEELTELLAGDAWRDERAEKRRAAFRRRFCEFDDGRAAERVVRRVFLGEDEASLPPVVPLADRTPAPRPEEVA